One genomic region from Rosa rugosa chromosome 1, drRosRugo1.1, whole genome shotgun sequence encodes:
- the LOC133730023 gene encoding uncharacterized protein LOC133730023: MDAMLEALTFCELVDFGFVGPKFTWRGTRGGEEVRVRLDRFMGTANWRDWFPGSRVRHLDPCKSDHLPILLEIREQKKRKKRRKRRFKFEECWLLDKQCMEVVRTSWEKRQALESELNDLLQKEQVFWRQRAKAFWLKDGDLNTRFFHQRVKNRRKKNTITGLFDRDGKWCSIDDEIEKIVLDYFGDLFSSVRPGNFQNILEAMSGGVSVDDNYKLAGVVEKDEVFRAIKAMHPAKSPGPDGFSPSFYQSFWELVGDDVVGAVREFLESDECLKEVNRTFVALIPKVEAPVHMTQLRPISLCNVIYKIGSKVLANRLKPMLDSLISPFQSAFVPGRLISDNSLMAFEISHCLKNRRSGKKGFCALKLDMSKAYNRVEWVFLEAVMRRMGFGEEWIRWIMRCVTTVSYSFIVNGELRGRLIPTRGLRQEKAECEVLRNILLAYESSSGQQVNFQKSRISFSKNVDMELEEAIADYFGVERVEKHDKYLGLPTEISYSKTAAFSFLIDKVRTRTRGWREKTLSGAGKEIMIKAVAQAIPSYVMNCFEVPKHICSEMHRLMARFWWGEAEEERKIHWVAWEKMCCSKNEGGLGFRDMHVFNLALLAKQGWRIVQNPDSIIARLLKAKYFPRCSFMEAELKGGESYTWRSILSGREVLKLGLRYQVGDGKSISVWYDPWMPLPSSFKPYSPIMEGTEELKVGDLIDEEAKEWVVEFMEELFTPGEVELMASIPLSVRGATDRLVWHHDRKGMFSVRSGYHVANSAWNCMGRGSTSSGDSGGVNMKYWAMIWKARVPPKVKIHVWRLLKGILPTKVGLQRKHVTLPDLRCVFCLDETETEEFQKYHPKAVKKKKRPPSKWQNPPRGRLKINVDGAFRVDSGCGGIGVVVRNDSGTGIAALARPFVHAHSVLNMEAEACRAGLLLGIHQGWDDIDIESDSAILIAALQSEEKNFSEFLQSKYRLYKFESKVRRLSDNNSFIFST; encoded by the exons ATGGATGCTATGCTTGAGGCCCTAACTTTTTGTGAACTGGTGGATTTTGGGTTTGTGGGGCCAAAGTTCACGTGGCGGGGGACAAGGGGTGGAGAGGAGGTGCGGGTTAGGCTGGATAGGTTTATGGGTACTGCAAATTGGCGCGACTGGTTCCCAGGGTCTAGAGTCCGGCATCTGGATCCATGCAAGTCTGATCACCTCCCTATCCTGTTGGAGATTAgggaacaaaagaaaagaaagaagagacgTAAAAGGCGCTTCAAGTTTGAGGAGTGTTGGTTATTGGACAAGCAGTGTATGGAGGTGGTTCGAACTAGTTGGGAGA AGAGACAGGCCCTGGAGTCGGAACTGAATGATCTTTTGCAGAAGGAGCAGGTATTCTGGCGTCAGCGGGCGAAGGCCTTCTGGTTAAAGGATGGGGACCTTAATACCAGATTTTTTCACCAACGTGTTAAGAATCGTAGGAAGAAGAATACCATTACTGGGCTTTTTGATAGGGATGGAAAGTGGTGTTCGATTGATGACGAGATTGAGAAAATTGTGTTGGACTACTTTGGGGACCTATTTTCATCGGTAAGGCCTGGGAATTTCCAGAACATTCTAGAAGCAATGAGTGGGGGGGTGTCTGTGGATGATAATTATAAGCTAGCTGGTGTGGTTGAGAAGGATGAGGTTTTCCGGGCAATTAAGGCTATGCATCCGGCCAAATCCCCTGGGCCAGATGGGTTTTCGCCTAGTTTCTATCAATCTTTTTGGGAGTTAGTCGGAGATGATGTGGTCGGGGCAGTTCGTGAATTCCTTGAATCGGACGAGTGTTTAAAAGAGGTGAATAGGACTTTTGTGGCATTGATTCCGAAGGTGGAGGCCCCTGTACATATGACTCAGCTCCGTCCAATAAGTCTTTGCAATGTGATCTATAAAATTGGGTCCAAGGTTCTAGCTAATCGCTTGAAGCCAATGCTTGATTCACTTATTTCACCGTTCCAGAGTGCATTTGTCCCGGGTCGGCTTATTTCGGATAACTCTTTGATGGCATTTGAGATTTCACATTGCTTGAAAAATAGACGGAGTGGAAAGAAAGGTTTTTGTGCTTTGAAACTGGACATGAGCAAGGCGTACAATAGAGTGGAATGGGTGTTTCTTGAGGCGGTCATGCGGAGAATGGGTTTTGGAGAGGAGTGGATTAGATGGATCATGCGGTGCGTTACTACGGTCTCTTATTCGTTTATCGTTAACGGAGAACTGAGAGGGCGGTTGATTCCAACTCGGGGATTGAGGCAGG AGAAGGCAGAGTGTGAGGTTTTGAGGAATATCTTGCTGGCATATGAAAGCTCGTCCGGTCAACAGGTAAATTTCCAGAAAAGCCGTATCTCATTTAGTAAAAATGTGGATATGGAGTTAGAGGAGGCGATTGCTGATTACTTTGGTGTTGAGAGAGTAGAGAAGCATGACAAGTATCTTGGCCTCCCTACTGAGATAAGCTACTCCAAAACAGCAGCTTTTAGTTTCTTAATTGATAAAGTCAGAACACGAACCCGGGGTTGGCGTGAGAAGACTCTTAGTGGTGCGGGGAAGGAGATTATGATCAAAGCTGTGGCTCAGGCTATTCCCTCCTATGTGATGAATTGTTTCGAAGTGCCTAAACATATTTGTAGTGAGATGCACAGGTTGATggctagattttggtggggtGAGGCGGAGGAGGAGCGGAAAATTCACTGGGTGGCTTGGGAGAAGATGTGTTGCTCGAAAAATGAGGGTGGTCTGGGTTTTAGAGATATGCATGTCTTCAACCTAGCCCTTCTAGCTAAACAGGGGTGGAGAATTGTACAAAATCCGGATTCGATCATTGCTCGACTGttgaaagcaaaatatttcCCTCGATGTTCTTTTATGGAGGCTGAACTAAAGGGCGGCGAATCGTATACATGGCGTAGCATTTTGTCTGGTAGGGAGGTTCTCAAATTGGGGCTTCGATACCAGGTCGGTGATGGGAAGAGTATCTCAGTGTGGTACGATCCGTGGATGCCGCTTCCTAGTTCGTTCAAGCCTTATTCACCAATTATGGAAGGGACGGAAGAGTTGAAAGTGGGGGATCTGATTGATGAGGAGGCTAAGGAGTGGGTCGTTGAGTTCATGGAGGAGTTGTTTACTCCAGGTGAGGTGGAGTTGATGGCGTCTATTCCACTTAGTGTTCGAGGGGCAACTGACAGGTTAGTATGGCATCATGATAGAAAGGGCATGTTTAGTGTGAGAAGTGGATATCACGTAGCAAATTCTGCATGGAATTGCATGGGAAGGGGTTCAACGTCATCAGGGGACAGTGGTGGGGTCAACATGAAGTATTGGGCCATGATATGGAAAGCTAGAGTTCCACCAAAGGTGAAAATTCATGTTTGGCGACTTCTAAAGGGTATCTTGCCGACTAAGGTGGGCCTCCAACGTAAACATGTCACGTTGCCAGATCTCCGTTGTGTTTTCTGCTTGGACGAAACGGAAACCG AGGAGTTTCAGAAATATCACCCAAAGGCggtaaaaaagaagaagaggccGCCGTCTAAGTGGCAGAATCCTCCCAGAGGTAGGCTGAAAATCAATGTTGATGGTGCTTTCAGAGTTGATAGTGGATGTGGAGGTATTGGAGTAGTGGTCAGAAATGATTCTGGTACGGGTATTGCTGCGCTTGCTAGACCTTTTGTACATGCACACTCGGTTCTTAATATGGAAGCGGAGGCGTGTAGAGCTGGTCTACTTCTTGGGATTCACCAAGGTTGGGATGACATTGATATTGAAAGCGACTCTGCCATTCTGATTGCTGCTCTACAGAGTGAGGAGAAGAATTTCTCGGAG TTTCTACAGTCGAAATACAGACTTTACAAATTCGAATCTAAAGTAAGGCGATTAAGTGATAACAATTCATTCATCTTCTCAACTTAA